ACCATCAAGGCTAATTTTGTTTAGTGTAGTGTAGGGCACAATAATCTTAACAGCATTATTTTTATGCCCTTTTAGTGTTATGTGTTTAGGTAATTTAATGCTAAGCACTCCATTATTTGTAGTAACGGTTATAAGGTTTACAATGTTCTCAGCTCCCTTTAGGGTTATACTCCCTACAGTATTACTCTCTTTTAATATTACGTTAAAAGGTCCGTGCACGGCTATTTCATTAAAGCTGGTTACGGTATGGGTTTTTTCTAGTTTTTTATCGTTACCCGTTATGGTTTGGGTTTCCTGTTGCGCTGTTGCCATTAAGGCATAGAAGCCTAGGGCAATTAAAAAAACTGCTTTTTTCATGATGATTGTTTTTTGATTGATGATTGATTACTGTTGATGAAACAGCTTAATGATTGTATTTTTTATTGTTGTAGTATACTATTTAAACAATTGATGGCTATATTTAAAAGACGATATTAATTTGAATTTGGTTGTATTGAAGGTTTTATTTTTCAATTAATTTTATATCACCATAGGAGTTTTTTATGTATATTCTTGCATTACCACTACTACCGTGATATCCTTTATACCTGTTTCTAAAGTCTTTCTCTTCTTTGCTTAAAATTGTAAACCCTTTAATACCCGACACATCTCCGTATTGTGTTGCAAATTCAAAATCGAAATTAGTGCCTCGGGCATGGTTGAGTACAACATCTGAATACATAGAGTTTACGGCTACACTTTTAATGGTTTTTTCTAAACCAGCTTTTATATCGCCGTACTGTACCTCAACATCAAATGCTTTTTTAACACGTTCTACTTTTAAAGAAGAGTAGGTTGATGTTCCGTTAATACTGGATGTAGAGCCAATTTTAACATCGCCGTAATCAGAACGATATCTCAAGTCTTCAGCCATTCCAATACTTACGTCGGTATATTGAGAATTAACTTCGGCATTCTCCATTTTACCAATTTTTAATTCGGAGTATTGTACGTTTACAGTACCTGATTTTATAAATCCGATAGTAGAGTTATCACAGTATTGTATATCAATGTTATTCGTTGTATGCCTTAATTCCTCTATATCCAAGTCACCATATTTACATCGAATTCTCGATTTACCATTAATTTTGCTAAGTTGTATCCCTCCATACATATTGTCGAGGTCTATACTACCGTTTTTAGGTATTTTAATGGTATAATTAATATCAATGCTAATTGTACCATTCATTAGCTTATCAATTTTAGTTCGTGCGGTTACACTTTCTGGGCTATTGTAAAAATCAACATCAATACCGTTTATCGTTTTTTCTACTTTTTTTTCGTTGTTACCACTTACTTTTATGGTTACATCAATAGTAGTTTGGTTTTTGTCCCAAGTAGTAACATAAATGTTACCATACTTATTTTGCACATTTAGTGCTGCATCTGATGCTACATTAAACGACTTGTTTATTTTCTTTTCCTTTTTATATTTTCCTTTATGTTCTCCTGCCATTAGGGCAAGAGGC
The Flavobacterium litorale genome window above contains:
- a CDS encoding DUF4097 family beta strand repeat-containing protein gives rise to the protein MKAINLKIVLLLLVAPLALMAGEHKGKYKKEKKINKSFNVASDAALNVQNKYGNIYVTTWDKNQTTIDVTIKVSGNNEKKVEKTINGIDVDFYNSPESVTARTKIDKLMNGTISIDINYTIKIPKNGSIDLDNMYGGIQLSKINGKSRIRCKYGDLDIEELRHTTNNIDIQYCDNSTIGFIKSGTVNVQYSELKIGKMENAEVNSQYTDVSIGMAEDLRYRSDYGDVKIGSTSSINGTSTYSSLKVERVKKAFDVEVQYGDIKAGLEKTIKSVAVNSMYSDVVLNHARGTNFDFEFATQYGDVSGIKGFTILSKEEKDFRNRYKGYHGSSGNARIYIKNSYGDIKLIEK